The following is a genomic window from Nicotiana tabacum cultivar K326 chromosome 3, ASM71507v2, whole genome shotgun sequence.
TCTGCTTTTGGACAGTTAAAcggtttatatatcttagtttatagttttagacgctcatgacttagtaacaccccgatgtttggggctagcttccgtatttttatattaattatatttagagttgatttagtttatgagaaatttgaatgttggtattgttttattaaatccttaaaattaattagtagtaatattttgggaaataggcttgccttgtaacacgataggcgctatcacgaccatgattagattttgggtcgtggcaataTTCCTTCCCGTACTACTGTTACACGGGATTGTTTTGCTCTTTGTAATatggaaaaaataaattaatgaagTTTCTTAAAGGAACAAGTCAAAGAGTAAGTCTTACCACTGATATATGGACTTCTATTCAAAAAATTAACTATATGTGCATCACAGCCTATTGGATTGATAGTGAATGGATTAtgcataaaagaattattaaatttTCTCCAATTACTAGCCATAAAGGTGAAGATATGGCAATGTGTATTATTGATTATTTGCGTGAGTGGGGTTTGAAAAAGATTTTCACTGTCACAGTTGACAATGCTAGTTCAAATGATGTGACCGTGGAGAAGTTGTCTGATAAATTAGATGATTGGGGAACCAATTCCATGAATGGTCAACACCTTCACGTGAGATGCATATCTCATATTGTAAATCTTATTGTGAAAAATAGTTTAAAAGAGTCAGGTATTTCTATTGCTCGTGTTAGATGTACAGTCAGATATATTAGACAGTCTCCTGCTAGGTTGAGGAAGTTTCAGGAATGTTGTGAAAGTGAAAATATTGTCAAGAAGTCTTTATGCTTAGATGTTCCTACAAGGTGGAATTTCACCTACTTGATGTTGAGCAAGGCTATTGAATATGAGCGTGCAATTAAAGAATATTCTGATCGTGATACCGGCTTGTCACGTTATCTTATGTTTGATGCTATTTCAGATGGAAAGCCTGTAGGTATGCTTACAAGAACTGATCGGGATGATGTAAGAGAATTGCACaatttcttgaaatattttataaTCTAACTTTGAAGGTGTCCAGATCACTTTATGTAACATCAAATGCC
Proteins encoded in this region:
- the LOC142179328 gene encoding zinc finger BED domain-containing protein RICESLEEPER 2-like, which codes for MAMCIIDYLREWGLKKIFTVTVDNASSNDVTVEKLSDKLDDWGTNSMNGQHLHVRCISHIVNLIVKNSLKESGISIARVRCTVRYIRQSPARLRKFQECCESENIVKKSLCLDVPTRWNFTYLMLSKAIEYERAIKEYSDRDTGLSRYLMFDAISDGKPVGMLTRTDRDDVSRSLYVTSNAHFLEIGQVAIYLNRLITTEDELLSEMTSSMWKKFEKYWGKPKKMNKMIFIACVLDPRYKFTTVSFVLEKMFGDEGKIIERGSYLYEFIV